TTAAGACAATTAACTGATGAGGAACGAAATGATGCCTTAGAATTTTATGATGAATATATTGCCGATGCTGGGCTGGAGACCCGAACAGCGATTGAAGAAAGGTTAGGAACGCCACGACAGTTAAGTCATAAGATATTAGCCGATTATTCCATTAAAGCTAATAATGAGTCGATCAAAGAAGGACACCCTGCTTCGCCTCATTCTAGTTGGCGTGTCTTTTGGTGGGTGCTAGTAGCAATTATTACTTCCCCAATAACGTTTGGGCTAGGAATTGCCGTATTGGCACTATTGTTGGCAGCAGGGGGAGTCGCCTTAAGTTTGATTGTTGGAATAGTTGCTTTAATTTTTGGGGTTGCTGCCATAGCGATCGTATCTATTTATATTGGAATTGGTTTAATTGCAACAAACCTGTTTAGCGGACTATTTTATTTTGGCTTAGGATTGACACTGATCGGCTTATTCCTTGTTTGTTTACCTTTAATTTACTGGTTAATCAGAGTTATTGTTCAAGGGATTGCGAACTTTGCTAAGTTCATTTATGCAAAAGTGCAGGCAAGGAGGAAAAAGTAAATGAAGATTCAAATTACAGCTGACTTACTCGATGGGATGGTCTTAGCAATTCTTGAACACAAAGATTACTATGGGTATGCCTTAACTCAGCGAATGCAATCAGCTATTACCATTTCCGAATCAACAATGTATCCCGTTTTACGCCGGTTAAAAAAAGACGGTTATTTAATAACTTATGATCAGCCTTACCAGGGGCGAAATCGCCGTTATTATCAAATTACGGAAGCCGGCAAGGAGCATTTACAACGTATTCGTAAGTTATGGACTGATTATAAAAATAGTTTAGATGGTATTTTTTATGGGTTAGGTGAGGGAGAAGATAAAGATGAATGAATGTTAAAAGAATTCAAAACATTCATTGCTCGTGGTAACGTTATTGACATGGCAGTTGGGATAATTGTTGGTGCAGCTTTTACCTCAATCGTAAAATCATTAGTTAATAACCTTATTAACCCCCTTATTGGTTTATTCATTGGTCGAATTGACCTATCTAATCTTGTTTTGACGGTCGGCGATGCTCAGTTTAAATACGGAAGTTTCCTAAATGCAGTCATTAACTTCCTGATTATCTCCTTTGTTGTTTTCTTAATGGTAAAAGCAATCAATACATTCCGCAAAAAAGAAGATAACAAAAAAGATACTCCTAGCGAAGAAGTTATGTACCTCAAAGAAATTACTGAACTTCTGAAAAAGAATAAAGATTAAATGTTATTTAATGTTATTTTTTGGATCTTGGCAATTTGTTTTGTCATTAATGTCATTTGGATGTGGTTCCAACTTAATAATCAAATTCTACAAAAGACTTTCGCTTGGATCAATATTTGTGCAATTGTTATCGGTTTTTGGGTTTATTATGGTGTATCTCATGATGCAAGCGCAATTAACGGTTGGTTTATTGCTATGAACTGGGTTAACATCGCTATTGCTGCTATTCAATTCTACTTTGGTTACCGCACAAGCAATGATAGTACTACTCATCCTGCAAAGTAGATGGCTTTTGATAAGGATGCTATCATTGCTTCATTAAAGGAAGCATCAATCTCTGACCTTAACGACTTAGTTAAGGCTATCGAAGAAGAATTCGACGTTTCTGCTGCTGCTCCAGTTGCAGTTGCAGGTGCTGCTGGTGGCGACGCTGCTGCTAAGGACAGCTTCACTGTAGAATTAACTGAACCAGGTTCAGCTAAGGTTAAGGTTATTAAGGCTGTTAAGGACATTACTGGTCTTGGTCTTAAGGACGCTAAGGACCTTGTTGATGGTGCTCCATCAGCTATCAAGGAAGACGTTAAGGAAGACGAAGCTAACGACATCAAGGAAAAGCTTGAAGCCGCCGGTGCTACTGTTACCCTTAAGTAGATGAGTGAAGCAGCTATTGCTAAGAAAGCTGAAATCGTTAAGCAAACTACTGATATGCTTAACGCAGCTCAAAGTGCTATCGTTGTAGATTACCGTGGTTTAACTGTTGCGGAAGTTACTGACTTACGTAAGCAACTTCGTGATGCTGGTATCCAAATGTCAGTTATCAAGAACAAGATTCTTGATCGTGCTGTTGAAGGTACTGACTACGAAGATCTTCGTTCTACTTTTGTTGGACCAACTGCTGTTGCCTTCTCTGACGAAGACCCAATTGCTCCAGCTAAGATCTTGAAGAAGTTCGCTGATGACCACGACGCTCTTGAAATCAAGGGTGGTTTCATCGAAAAGAGTGTTAAGACTCTTGACGAAATCAACGAATACGCAAATATGCCAGGTCGCGAAGAACTGTTGTCAATGCTTGCATCTGCATTGCAAGATCCAATGCGGAAGATTGCTCGCGCAGTCAAGGCTATTGCCGACAAGGAAGACAAAGCCGCATAAATGAGAAAGATTAAAGTAATGACGGTATTTGGAACTCGTCCAGAGGGAATCAAAATGGGGCCAGTAGTCAAGGCCTTGGAGCAGGATGATCGCTTTTCATCAGTAGTGGTTTCGACAGGTCAGCATGCTGAGATGCTTCAACAGGTTTTAGCTGTTTTTCAAATAACCCCTGATTATGATTTGAAAATAATGCGTCCTGGACAAACATTAACGGAAATTACAATTGAAACGATGACGAAGCTTGAACCGATTATTCAAAAAGAGCAACCAGATATTGTGCTAGTTCATGGCGATACTAGTTCAGCC
The genomic region above belongs to Limosilactobacillus reuteri and contains:
- a CDS encoding DUF1700 domain-containing protein, whose protein sequence is MNERQKYINDLSIYLRQLTDEERNDALEFYDEYIADAGLETRTAIEERLGTPRQLSHKILADYSIKANNESIKEGHPASPHSSWRVFWWVLVAIITSPITFGLGIAVLALLLAAGGVALSLIVGIVALIFGVAAIAIVSIYIGIGLIATNLFSGLFYFGLGLTLIGLFLVCLPLIYWLIRVIVQGIANFAKFIYAKVQARRKK
- a CDS encoding PadR family transcriptional regulator, encoding MKIQITADLLDGMVLAILEHKDYYGYALTQRMQSAITISESTMYPVLRRLKKDGYLITYDQPYQGRNRRYYQITEAGKEHLQRIRKLWTDYKNSLDGIFYGLGEGEDKDE
- the mscL gene encoding large-conductance mechanosensitive channel protein MscL, producing the protein MLKEFKTFIARGNVIDMAVGIIVGAAFTSIVKSLVNNLINPLIGLFIGRIDLSNLVLTVGDAQFKYGSFLNAVINFLIISFVVFLMVKAINTFRKKEDNKKDTPSEEVMYLKEITELLKKNKD
- the rplL gene encoding 50S ribosomal protein L7/L12; the protein is MAFDKDAIIASLKEASISDLNDLVKAIEEEFDVSAAAPVAVAGAAGGDAAAKDSFTVELTEPGSAKVKVIKAVKDITGLGLKDAKDLVDGAPSAIKEDVKEDEANDIKEKLEAAGATVTLK
- the rplJ gene encoding 50S ribosomal protein L10, which gives rise to MSEAAIAKKAEIVKQTTDMLNAAQSAIVVDYRGLTVAEVTDLRKQLRDAGIQMSVIKNKILDRAVEGTDYEDLRSTFVGPTAVAFSDEDPIAPAKILKKFADDHDALEIKGGFIEKSVKTLDEINEYANMPGREELLSMLASALQDPMRKIARAVKAIADKEDKAA